DNA sequence from the Coregonus clupeaformis isolate EN_2021a chromosome 13, ASM2061545v1, whole genome shotgun sequence genome:
GGCAGAGGTGTCATGCACTTTTTTCAAAGGGGAACTGATGGCCAAATTCGATATCTTTTAGTTAATTATGCATTGAagaaacatatattttatattttcagcAAACAAATGCATAAAAGGGCCCCCAGTTTCAATGGGCATGACACATTCAGCTTAacttcagtcaattcaggaaaatAATTCAGCGCACAATTTTAACTACAAATGCCAATGTTCTCAATTGCTTTTTTTCTCAAGAGTCTGTATAATGAGTCAGCCATATTGTATTCCATGTTTTTTccttttatttttaacaaacaaTGCAAATGAGATTGACCTCAATTCTTGTGGTCAACGAGGTGTGAGGAGAAGGGTTTTACCTCTGTCATGGCATCGTCAATCTGTTTTAGTTCTTCATAGTGGTCTCGAGAATCCCGCAAAGGCTGCACCATAATCTCCTCAATCTGGGGGAAGAGCTAGGACACACATTAAGATGTAGTCATTTAAGAGTGTCTCAGAACATGAAAGATTGTCATCCCATTAGCTTTTTGTCCCAAAATAGTTTTCATCCATTATCCTACTTAATTTTGTAAGTCACCTGCTGCCACTGATTTACATCCATAGATTAAGGTGCAGTTTCCCAGACACCGATTAAGCCTAGTCCCGGACTAAAAAGcattttcaatggagattctccattgcacttgtttttagtccaggactaggcttaatcggTGTCCAGGAAACCGTCCCACAGTGTTATAGCATACATTTTTGTTGGCAGACATTTTGGGTTGTTGAATCCCATCTCTGGATCTAACCCAGTCACAGGCGCACTCGGAAGAAGAAACACACCTTCATAACAGTCTCAAACATTGGAATGAGGACAAATTTGATGAAGCCGATCTGAGCGGTGGGTTTTGTCACTTTGTCCCGATCCATGAACGGAGCTACTGGGAGACCCTCAGatttctctctgtcactctgaACACAAAAACAGATAATGAAAGCCTATACAGAACATTTGCTTCTTTCCTCATTGGAAAGAAAGGGGCAAACCTCCCCACACACATTGGCAAAAGCATATATAGTTTGCCTTAAACCAAGGATTTGTGTGATTTCATGAGATAAGAAATTTAAATATTTTTAAGGTGAAAATACTTCCTTGCAACATTGAAGGTTGTTCAAGACTCGTGGacatctctcgtggacagatgcACGTACCATAAATGGTAGTAGCATCTGTCGACAGGATGCAATGACTAATGAGAACTTTGTTCTGGTACACTGATGTTTCGTCACTGATCATTTGGACAAATCTAAATTTCATAGGCTCTCGCATCTTTGAATTCCGGAAGGGGAAGGTacatttggcccatagacttgcCCGAAACTGGCTGAGAGTTTTCATTTGGAGGGGTGGAGACTTTGCTAGTCTTGTAAGAGTGTTTTCTAACATGTCTCCCCCCAGAACTTAATTTGCATGATTTTTGTTCTGTGTGTCCCAGATTAGTCAAGACTATACTTTTTCTTCACAATTACTGTTATTATTTAAAATAATGGTGAGTTAATTGACAATAATTTTCAAAAGAGCAGTAACTCACCTGCATAAAGTATTCCTCCAGCAGGCAGTCTAACCAGGGCTCGGCCACCTCCGTGGGTCTCACCTCGTTGGAGATGTCACAGCACTTGATCAGCACCAGCTTTAGCTGGACAGAGACGCAACAACAATCCTCAAACATAATGGATGTAACACCTAACAACCTTGTCAAGAGGTCTTGGCATTAAGGCTAAGGTGCTGGGTTGTCCATTGCTAGACCCGGGTTTGGGCTTCCGCCAAAGTCTCTCCAATACATttgacacatactgtatatcaaccaTGACCACCCTGACTTGAGGATATACGTAAATGCATACATACACATTTCACATGCTCGTCGTTGGTGAAGTCAAAGTTGTCCACGTTCTGCTTGAAGGAGTCCAGTATCTCACCGTGTCTGGCCATGTCTGTGGCTAAGATGAGAGTGATGATAGCCTGCCAAGGTCGCAAATAATATCATTATACTATACTAGAAACCAATCCTGACCAAAATCACGACCAAAAGCCATCCTCTGTGCGAAACTATCCCTATGTTTAGGTGGTGATGTGTAATACCATTCATTTTACAATAACGTTGGTTTCTATTCATGGTaggctatacactgagtgtacaaaacattaggaacacctgctatttccatgacatagactgaccaggtgaatccaggtgaaagctatgatcccatattgaagtcacttgttaaatccacttcagtgtagatgaaggggaggagacaggttaaggaaggatttttaagccttgagacttgTGTAtgtatggattgtgtatgtgtgccattcagagggtgaatggcaagacaaaatatttaagtgcctttgaacggggtatggtagtaggtgccaggcgcaccagtttgagtgtgtcaacaactgcaacgctgctgggtatttcatgctcaacagtttcccatgtgtatcaagaatgatccaccacccaaaagacatccagccaacatgacacaactgtgggaagcattggagtcaacatgggccagcatccctgtggaacactttggACAACTTGtacagtccatgccccgatgaattgaggctgttctgagggcaaaagggggtacaactcaatattaggaaggtgtccctaatgttttgtacactcactgtatgTTTAACCTAACATAACTAAACCCCATTTTTAGCTTCTAAACTATAATACATGCTACTTCACAAATGCTTTGTTATTCATATTGCAGTGAGGCCCTTGCTGTGAGAAACCTGGTGCCTCACCTGTCTGAGGTGTTTGAAGGCCTCCGTTTCTATGTTGGCGAAGATGTTACACTCTGGCATGGAGATGATCTGGAAGGCCACGGCACAGTGGTGGTTCTCCAGGGGCGAGATGTCGTTGTAGCGCACCGCCAGCTCTGTGTGAGCGTTTATCTGGTACCTGCCACAGGACATAGCATTAGCACAGGAGTACTGTATGTGTTCATATATCTATATGATAGCTATGgtcatataggctactgtatggaGGATGCTACAACCACAGCTATTCACTACTATAGAACAACTAGGGttccatttaaattcagtcagctcaggaagtaaactgacatTTCAATTCTAATTCCAATTCTCCATGAGAatgtttttaaataaataaaatagaaatTCAGTTtatttcctgaattgactgatttGAAAAGAAATGTACACCCCAACGCTGACACCACTACTATAGCAACAAGAGCCTTCTAAATCAACAGCTACTGCAAGCATGGCTGGTGCTGCTACTgtcaatatatatacagtaccttcagaaagtatttacatttacattttacatgttagtcatttagcagacgctcttatccagagcgacttacagttagtgagtgcatacattttcatactggccccccgtgggaaacaaacccacaaccctggcgttgcaagcgccatgctctaccaactgagctacacggggcccactcacaccccttgactttttcccacattttgacGTGTTACAGctggaatttaaaatggattaaattgagattttgtgtcactggcctacacacaataccccataatgttaaagtggaatagACATTTTGacctttttacaaattaattaaaagtgaaaagctgaaatgccttgagtcaataagtattcaacccctttgttatggcaagcctaaataagtccaggagtaaacatttgcttaacattAGCAAAGTATTCTTTgtggttaagtctctaagagctttgcacacctggattgtacaatatttgcacattattcttttttagaattcttcaagctctgtgaagttggttgttgatcattgctagacagtcattttgaagtcttgccatatattttcaagccgatttaagtcataACTGGatactaggccactcaggaacattcaatgttgtcttggtaagcaactccagtgtatatttttccaatggtgactttaaaacagagtttaatggctgtgataggagaaaattgaggatggatcaacaaaacattgtagttactccacaacactaacctaaatgacagagtgaaaagaaggaagcatgtacagaataaaaatattccaaaacatgtatcctgtttgcaatgaggcactaaagtaaaactgcaaaaaaattggcTAATAAATGAGatgtatgtcctgaatacaaagcgttatgtttggggcaaaaccaacacaacacatcactgactactattttttattttattttttactactactctttatattttcaagcatggtggtgtctgcatcatgttatgggtatgcttatcatcagcaaggactagggagttttttaggataaaaagaaacttAATAGAGTTAAGCACagccaaaatcctagaggaaaacctggttcagtctgctttccaacagaccctgggagacaaattcacctttcagcaggacaatattctaaaacacaaggcaaaatatatactggagttgcttaccaagaaaacattgaacgttcctgagtggcctagttacagttttgacttaaatcagcttgaaaatctatggcaagacattgaaagtggctgtctagcaatgatcaacaatcaacttgacagagcttgaagaatttctcaaataataaatgtgcaaatattgtacaatccaggtgtgcaaagctcttagagacgtacccacaaagactcacagctttaatcactgcctaaggtgattctaacatgtattgactcaggggtgtgaatacttatgtaaatgagatatttctgtatttcatttttaatacatttgcaaaaatgtctaaaaacatgttttcactttgtcatcatgggttattgtgtttagatgggtgagaaaaaaatcccatttaatccattttgaattcaggatgtaacacaacacaatgtggaataagtcaaggggtgtgaatactttaaggcactgtatatatgtttaAAAAGGTATATGTAATGTGACCTACGTGTTGTTGTAGCCTGGGTGATCTAGGTCGTGACACACGGCAGCTGTCATGAGGACGCACATGTCAGTCATGGTGAGCCTCTCCTGAGAAACACAGCTAGAGTCAGTGTGCCACATACCCACCcacacaaccacccacacactATCTGAGGTGTGTTCTCACTTGTAGGTTGCACAGGTGAATCATTCCATACATCATCTGACTGACACAGAAGCAGTGGCGGAAGTTATGGAACGGGTTGTTGCGGTAATTCTCCTGGATTCCCAGCTGAAACACAAAGCAACAAACATCATACAAACAAGAAATCAAGCCCATTTTAATAGTGTGCACATTTTGAGTCAGCTCATAAGTGCATATTTTTTCTTTCATGAGATAAAGAATGGAAATTGAGGCTAATGATTACTTGGGTAAAGATAGGGGTTTCCACGTGTGGCTCTCACTCACCAGCCATCGTTTCAGTGTGATGGGGTTCATATTGAACTCCTTCACCAGGCCCAGATCATGATACATGTACTCCAGACAGCTTAACATCTACACATTGGAAACACAATACAGTAATTAGTACTATCAGAATATGTTTAACGCTACACATAGCAATTGTGACTAAAACCGTGATTAGCTATCTTTATAGATTGCCTTGGAAAAAGTATCAGAGCAAAAATAATCATTTGTCAgataaaaatacatttttcattcattcattcatgcaATGCGTATTTGCCCAAATTAGGCTACATGAAATATCCCCAACCTCATTGTGCTCCCAATGCCAAACGTCAAATGTAGGTTTCTTGAGAGCTTCTATGGTCTCCTGGGATAGAGTATACTGTAGACGTAGAGCAAAGAGTAATGGAAGTCATTTGTTCAGCATCAACAAAAGGTGTACTGGTTATTATGcataatttttaatttaatttatttatttaacctttatttaactaggcaagtcagttaagaacaaattcttatttataatgacggcctaccaaaagccAAATTGCCTCCTGTGGGGacaggggctgggattaaaaataaaaatataagacaaaacacacatcacgacaagagagacaccacaacactacataaagacagacctaagacaacaacatagcatggcagcaacacatgacaacacagcatggtagcaacaccacatgacaaccaCATGGTAgcaacaacatggcagcagcacaacatggtagcagcacaaaacatggtacaaacattattgggaacagacaacagcacaaaggcaagaaagtagagacaacaatacatcacgtgaagcagcctcaactgtcagtaagagtgtccatgattgaatCTTTGAATTAAGAGATGGAGATTAAAcggtccagtttgagtgttttttgcagctcattccagtcgctagctgcagcgaactgaaaagaggagcgacccagggatgtgtgtgctttggggacctttaacagaaggtgactggcagaacgggtgttgtatgtggaggatgagggctgctgtaggtatctcagataggggggagtgaggcctaagagcgttttataaataagcatcaaccagtgggtcttgcgacggttatacagagatgaccagtttacagaggagtatagagtgcagtgatgtgttctataaggagcattggtggcaaatctgatggccgaatggtaaagaacatctagccgctcaagaatacccttacctgccgatctataaattatgtctccgtaatctagcatgggtaggatggtcatctgaatcagggttagtttggcagctggggtgaaaaaggagcgattacgatagaggaaaccaagtctagattcaaccttagcctgcagctttgatatgtgttGAGaaaaggacagtgtaccgtctagccatactcccaagtacttgtatgaggtgactacctcaagctctaaaccctcagcggtagtaatcacaccggtggggagaggggcattcttcttaccaaaccacatgacctttgttttggaggtgttcagaacaaggttaagggcagagaaagcttgttggacactaagaaagctttgttgtagagcgtttaacagaAAATCTGGGGAgaggccagctgagtataagactgtatcatctgcatataaatggatgagagagattcctactgcctgagctatgttgttgatgtgaattgAGAAGAACGTGGGGCCTAGGaccgagccttggggtactcccttggtgacaggcagtagctgagacagcagatgttaagactttatacactgcactctttgagagaggtagttagcaaaccaggccaaagaccccttaAAGACACCAAcactccttagccggcccacaagaatggaatcgTCTaacgtatcaaaagctttggccaagtcaataaaaatagcagcacaacattgcttagaatcaagggcaatggtgacatcatttaggacctttgaggctgcagtgacacatccataacctgaatggaaaccagattgcataccagagagaatactatagacatcaagaaagccagtcaattgattattgacaagtttttccaacacagCTTTAACTGTTTACCTTTGGGTAATTTGGGACATCTCGTCTTGGGGACAGTTTCTTGCCGTCCCCTGTGAAGCTATATTTGCAGCCACAAGTCACTCTAATAATAAGAAGCAACATTGGGGAAAACAGAAGAGCTGTAGCCTTTAGGTTAAGTATATATAAGAACATATTCAAGGGTCTTTCATGTAATGGGCCTTCAATCAACACTGATTTAAGGGCAACATATGGCTTAGTACATTTTAAGAGGCTCTTATTTTACATGATTTTAATCATAATAGACCACACATACAGTATTAACGAGACAATCTGCAGTTAaaccattatagttttaaccatgttttgaggctatacagtgtttgtttacaattacattgtttacaaaaaaaattgtaaaacatgcttatattttgggttctgaaggggtacgacagttgaacttagctcatgaggcatttataagttatattcttcaagaatcaatggatataATTAATTTAAcaatccaaaaatggatgtagcaattgCAGATAGCCCCTTTAAGGGAAATTTACTGAACAATATGTTACTTTGGGCCCTTAAAAGGCCCTTTGAATCAATCATCATGGATTTAAGAGCGTCTTCTATATAATCTTTTCAACATTGACCATACCAACATTGACCTTTTAAACTTCAATgttgtaaatgtaaacatattCCTCTGGATTCTGTTTAAttcattattatgattattattactgCTACTATCTGATATGTTAATTTGGTTTATTTGCAGTTGTCTGACCTTCCTCCTCCCTTTGAGTTCATCTCATCCCGTAATTTCCTCAGGTCGTTCTTGCACTTCTCAATCTCCACCATTTTAAGCCCTTCTACTGCAACAGAGAGTCATTGTATACAGTATTAAATATTTCACAACAAAAActatatattatttttatatattccATTTTTATATTGCATATACTGTGTATGTGTGAATATTCCCACAAACTAAAGCCAGTGGTGCCAACGTTAATACAGTAACGGCATCACtcacactccactctcttctccaACATGGCGAGCCTATTGGTCACCTCTGTCTTCAACTCATTGATTCTAAAAGCCCTGAaacagaaatggaggaaaacatAACTCCTTTACTTGAGCAGAAATCTGTGTGAGCCTAGGCAACAGTGGACACCTATGTTTTATACTTATTTTcttacaaataaaatcaataaaaTCAACACATTAGACTGAACAGATCAATGAAAAGAGAGACAAAACCAGACATTGGTGCGATGGCCACAGATATTTTCTTTTCAAACTTGAGCAGATAAACTATACTAAACAatacactctggataagagtatctgctaaatgactaaaatataaaaaatgtaataCTTCTATATCACCTGCTAAATTGCTCTGCCACCTGAGACAAAACATTCTGGAACAtgtcttctttgtctgaaaggaGGAAAAATATGTTTCTGTGGTTCTGAATTTGCTTCTGTATTATCTATTTACCATTACTGTATGTGACTGGAAATGATAGAATTCGCAAATGCTTCGAGTTGTAGCGTACCTCCCAGCTGACCAGCCGACTGAGGCATTACTTTGTACAGGGAGCTGCGATgagagaaaacaacaacaacagatggCAGATTTCAGTAAACACTGTAATTGCAGCTAGTATCCCACCCTCCAATTTAAGTGATTTAGCTTGAACCATCTGGAAAAACGTTTACCTACATAGAGTCACAATATTATCTTACAGTATTGTTCCagcagatttttttgttgttgtttacattttttaattttttatttttttttataggaGATTATATGGTAATAATGTAAACTTTCTGCTACGTATGTCTACACCAAACCAATGACTAATATAAGGTCATTACCTATTCACAATGTATTGTCTGAATAAATACCAGGGCAAACAGTGGACTGTAAAAAATAAAGTGTTTCCAAAAACACGTGTCATTACTTTGGGGTGTTGGTAGGCATTGTGGGATCGATGGAGACCAACGCTCCCTCTGAGTCCATCAGCATTATAGCTGTATTTCTGAGGAAAATCAAAGTATTACACAAAGTATTAAATACATCAAAGTATTGTAGGCTGCATCATGTTAAGTGGGGAAAAGAGAAATGGTAAATAAAAGAACACTTTAAACTATGAGGACAGACAATGCAAGTTTCAAAGGCAAGGAGATCCATAATGTAAACTCAAGAGTTTTAGCATGATAAGTAATGTTAGGCAGTTAGCATATTGATTTAACGTTGTTGATAAGTGCAGGACATAAgggtgtacagatgtaggatcttaatttgaccaccctgttgcaggagaactttcctgcaatgcaggaaatgtaaaacctgTAGTGTATTTGTGGATTAAAAGGCTTCTgcagtttgtaatttccactttgaaatttcagacttgatttccccttacgaaaaatatatcaacccctacaaaaatgtccattaattataatccacattttctgtttctgcaggattattttcctgctgtagcaaactggctcaaattaagatcctacatctgtatgtatgAGAGTGAAAGAGGGCAGTGAGGTGCCACTGACCTGGCTATGTTAGAGGAAGAACACAGCAGTTCTCGGATGTCACAGGGGCTGCAGTATCGACTGAAAATCACCTAAAAACATTGGCAAAAACATTAAATACAAATATCGATACAAATAGTACTGATGTAGATCAAACTGTCTATCTTCATACTTAATACTGTCTTGGTACTGTATTTGCACATACAAAGTATTTCAGGGATACTGAAGATAAATAATACTCCTCAAGTAATGATTTTCTTTATAACCGTAAACTCCTTATGGTGTTGTAAACTGAAACCAATAGAATGAATATCAATAATGATGAGAGACAGAGCATGTTCACTCTAGGTGTTACGGCTGCCTTTGTGTCACAACCACCTGTGACACACATCACCCGTCTTTTCTCGTCACCTCTTGACCTGACCAGAGCCCCCATACTCTCACAGGAGATGAACACAAGGTGGCCACATGTAAGGCAGAGAGAGTTCAAGTGGTTTGAGTTGTAAGTTCTATCCATCAAACTACTTCACATTTACTACAATGTAATTTGCTGTATCTAAAAATCCGCTATGGCAATCAATGTCAAAACCAAAACACATTTTCCTTCAACTTTCTTTCCATCCTCATTCATGACAATTACAAATTAATATAATTTAAATACCTCAAGCATCCCTTCAATACTTATGATTCAGTTACACTACTTAAAGCTCCTCCTTATAAAGTGTTATATAATGCCTTAAAAACATGCATGCCATTGTTGTTGATATTATTTGCATTATATCAGCTGTAATGAACTGATAATGGCAGCTGGTGTACCAGGATCATAAGTTCTGTCACTCAGTctcaccagagaggaagaggcgaagcgagaggtttcactcttgcCAAAATCTGTTAAAAATAAGCCCAATCCGTTtatatgggcttattttggaccatgagcatctcatcattatatacagattTCTAGTCTCACTCACCCTCTGCATTTTCCCATCCACATCTAGGTAGACCGTCTTGGGTGCGTATGATGAGGAGCTGGTACCCATAGTGACTTTGTCCCTCGCTCCTCGTCTCTCTATGAAAAAATGAAATGGGAACTGGGAAAGGCACAAATGACAGTTGTCCTTTACTCATGTGGATCGTTGGTACCATGCTCACCTGTCTACAATTAATTTCATGTCATTGTGGTGTACCGTGGGGTTGAGAGTAAGTATGCAGGTACAGAAGGAAATACAGATGTTGATGTCTAGGTTGAAATTAATAAATTATATGAAATATTATATGTGTGGAAAAAAGTTTTATGTTTTTCATTCAGAGCAGCTATTCATCCATTCCATTTATTACATTCATGCTGGATCATTACCATGAAAAGCAAGTAAAAGTAACCTTATTTATCATCATTTAAAAATATTAATTGCATATATTTGAATAAATAAATTAATAGATTAATATAAATATTAGCATTTTCCTGTCAACCAGTTGGTACATAACACATTGAAATATAAAGACACTCTTGTAGCAAAAAATAATATCAAGATCAAAAACATCTTAATGCTAATTCATCTTGCAAATAATCTAACGAAACTAGACTTACATACTTCAGTCAGTCACTGTCAGAAGCAAACCTCTCCTGCCTGTTGATATGCAAGGGGGATGGAATACAACCTGTATGAAACCTGGGGGAGGGATCCACTACCAGCCCTTTAAATATCACCCATTAACTCTGCAGTTGCTAAGGTACCGTTACTACGGCGAAGTAGGCTATCCCCTGACCCTCTCACATCATCCACTCCTTTCAGGAAACTATGAATTCAGATCATGGTGGTAGAATCTCAATAGTATTTAATTGAGTCCTCgcgtcctctcctcgcctccaACACAATTTGAGGAGGCGGCTAGGAAAGAGGACGCGAGGAaacactattgagatgcacccacgGTGGTAGAATAGAATCAAACATTGACATCATGTGCATGTGTTCAGCTTTGATGGTCTGATTAGGTAATGCCTATTCAATGGGTTACCTCAGATTTGAATGGTGAATGGTGCACGTCAGGTGTCTCCACATTGAGTTCAAACCACATTCATACATCATTAACATAATTAATAAAGTGGGCTTGTTCTGATTAATTAATAGTTCACTTAGGGTCGTGGAAATGAAAGGTCCAGATGGTGTTAGAAGTTTAGTGCATCCCAAATAGTACCATTTTGCCTATATAGTACACTGTTTGaccagtcctatgggccctggtcaaaagttgtgcactataaaggg
Encoded proteins:
- the pde9ab gene encoding high affinity cGMP-specific 3',5'-cyclic phosphodiesterase 9A isoform X1 — protein: MGTSSSSYAPKTVYLDVDGKMQRVIFSRYCSPCDIRELLCSSSNIARNTAIMLMDSEGALVSIDPTMPTNTPNSLYKVMPQSAGQLGDKEDMFQNVLSQVAEQFSRAFRINELKTEVTNRLAMLEKRVELEGLKMVEIEKCKNDLRKLRDEMNSKGGGRVTCGCKYSFTGDGKKLSPRRDVPNYPKYTLSQETIEALKKPTFDVWHWEHNEMLSCLEYMYHDLGLVKEFNMNPITLKRWLLGIQENYRNNPFHNFRHCFCVSQMMYGMIHLCNLQERLTMTDMCVLMTAAVCHDLDHPGYNNTYQINAHTELAVRYNDISPLENHHCAVAFQIISMPECNIFANIETEAFKHLRQAIITLILATDMARHGEILDSFKQNVDNFDFTNDEHVKCLKLVLIKCCDISNEVRPTEVAEPWLDCLLEEYFMQSDREKSEGLPVAPFMDRDKVTKPTAQIGFIKFVLIPMFETVMKLFPQIEEIMVQPLRDSRDHYEELKQIDDAMTEAQKKKTESKSLGGKKK
- the pde9ab gene encoding high affinity cGMP-specific 3',5'-cyclic phosphodiesterase 9A isoform X2; translated protein: MGTSSSSYAPKTVYLDVDGKMQRVIFSRYCSPCDIRELLCSSSNIARNTAIMLMDSEGALVSIDPTMPTNTPNSLYKVMPQSAGQLGDKEDMFQNVLSQVAEQFSRAFRINELKTEVTNRLAMLEKRVELEGLKMVEIEKCKNDLRKLRDEMNSKGGGRVTCGCKYSFTGDGKKLSPRRDVPNYPKYTLSQETIEALKKPTFDVWHWEHNEMLSCLEYMYHDLGLVKEFNMNPITLKRWLLGIQENYRNNPFHNFRHCFCVSQMMYGMIHLCNLQERLTMTDMCVLMTAAVCHDLDHPGYNNTYQINAHTELAVRYNDISPLENHHCAVAFQIISMPECNIFANIETEAFKHLRQAIITLILATDMARHGEILDSFKQNVDNFDFTNDEHVKCLKLVLIKCCDISNEVRPTEVAEPWLDCLLEEYFMQSDREKSEGLPVAPFMDRDKVTKPTAQIGFIKFVLIPMFETVMKLFPQIEEIMVQPLRDSRDHYEELKQIDDAMTERPRMVFPFRGGSKASA
- the pde9ab gene encoding high affinity cGMP-specific 3',5'-cyclic phosphodiesterase 9A isoform X3 codes for the protein MGTSSSSYAPKTVYLDVDGKMQRVIFSRYCSPCDIRELLCSSSNIARNTAIMLMDSEGALVSIDPTMPTNTPNSLYKVMPQSAGQLGDKEDMFQNVLSQVAEQFSRAFRINELKTEVTNRLAMLEKRVELEGLKMVEIEKCKNDLRKLRDEMNSKGGGRVTCGCKYSFTGDGKKLSPRRDVPNYPKYTLSQETIEALKKPTFDVWHWEHNEMLSCLEYMYHDLGLVKEFNMNPITLKRWLLGIQENYRNNPFHNFRHCFCVSQMMYGMIHLCNLQERLTMTDMCVLMTAAVCHDLDHPGYNNTYQINAHTELAVRYNDISPLENHHCAVAFQIISMPECNIFANIETEAFKHLRQAIITLILATDMARHGEILDSFKQNVDNFDFTNDEHVKCLKLVLIKCCDISNEVRPTEVAEPWLDCLLEEYFMQSDREKSEGLPVAPFMDRDKVTKPTAQIGFIKFVLIPMFETVMKLFPQIEEIMVQPLRDSRDHYEELKQIDDAMTEKKKTESKSLGGKKK